Proteins encoded by one window of Tunturibacter psychrotolerans:
- a CDS encoding tagatose 1,6-diphosphate aldolase encodes MKLTPGKLAGLKAVSDHRGVIAAAAMDQRGSLQKSLAKERGAAADAHDLEEFKTLVTSVLTKHASAILLDPEFGLPASKHRNGKGLLLAYEKTGYDATTPGRLPDLLDVWSVRRLKEAGADCIKILLYYTPYEKTSVNDLKQAWIERIGAECVAHDIPFFLEFVGYDADGGDEKSVAYAKKKPEIVSGSMAEFGKAHYNVDVLKVEVPVEMAFVEGTKSFKGEKAYTRKEALQHFRDAATMTHKPFIYLSAGVSNPVFIETLELAVESGTTFNGVLCGRATWKDGIAIYAKQGAKAFEDWLNTTGVENITNVNNALKSAHSWHSKVESK; translated from the coding sequence ATCAAGTTGACACCAGGAAAGCTAGCCGGCCTTAAGGCCGTCTCCGACCATCGTGGCGTGATCGCCGCCGCCGCCATGGACCAGCGCGGATCCCTCCAGAAGTCCCTCGCCAAGGAGCGCGGAGCAGCCGCCGATGCCCACGACCTCGAGGAGTTCAAGACCCTGGTCACCTCCGTCCTCACCAAGCACGCCTCCGCCATCCTCCTCGACCCCGAGTTCGGCCTCCCAGCCTCCAAGCACCGCAACGGCAAGGGCCTCCTGCTCGCCTACGAAAAGACCGGCTACGACGCCACCACCCCCGGCCGCCTGCCCGACCTCCTCGACGTCTGGAGCGTCCGCCGGCTGAAGGAAGCTGGCGCAGACTGCATCAAAATTCTCCTCTACTACACCCCTTACGAGAAGACCTCGGTCAACGACCTCAAGCAGGCCTGGATCGAGCGCATCGGCGCCGAGTGCGTCGCCCACGACATCCCCTTCTTCCTCGAATTCGTAGGCTACGACGCCGACGGCGGCGATGAGAAGTCAGTCGCCTACGCCAAGAAGAAGCCCGAGATCGTCTCAGGCTCCATGGCGGAGTTCGGCAAAGCACACTACAACGTCGATGTCCTCAAGGTCGAAGTTCCCGTCGAGATGGCCTTTGTCGAAGGCACCAAGTCCTTCAAGGGCGAGAAAGCCTACACCCGTAAGGAAGCTCTCCAGCACTTCCGCGACGCCGCCACGATGACGCACAAGCCCTTCATCTATCTCTCCGCAGGCGTCTCCAACCCAGTCTTCATCGAGACCCTCGAACTGGCCGTCGAGTCCGGAACCACATTCAACGGCGTCCTCTGCGGCCGCGCCACATGGAAAGACGGCATCGCCATCTACGCCAAGCAGGGCGCCAAGGCCTTTGAAGATTGGCTCAACACCACCGGCGTGGAAAACATCACCAACGTCAACAACGCTCTAAAATCAGCCCACTCCTGGCACAGCAAGGTCGAATCCAAGTAA
- a CDS encoding DUF1440 domain-containing protein: MKKLKEKTVTRSLAKGMLAGLIGGLVATAAKTLTEKIYRRRTHGEPDPLAILAEKLVGHELVGSQKTAAVETLHWGFGALTGAAYGALAEYYPQATAKDGAAFGMALTSLTHGTGLPALGLPDDSHEQTTRERTSEMATHVVYGVVTETVRRKARKMLG; this comes from the coding sequence ATGAAGAAGTTGAAAGAGAAGACGGTTACGAGGTCGTTGGCGAAGGGGATGTTGGCAGGCTTGATCGGTGGATTAGTTGCGACGGCAGCGAAAACGCTTACGGAGAAAATCTACCGACGGCGAACTCATGGAGAGCCAGACCCACTCGCAATACTGGCAGAGAAGCTAGTCGGGCACGAACTTGTGGGCTCGCAGAAGACCGCTGCGGTGGAGACGCTTCACTGGGGATTCGGAGCACTAACCGGTGCCGCATACGGAGCGCTGGCGGAATACTACCCGCAAGCTACAGCGAAGGACGGTGCCGCCTTTGGAATGGCGCTGACTTCTCTGACTCATGGAACCGGGCTACCTGCACTGGGTCTTCCAGACGATTCGCACGAGCAAACAACCCGCGAACGCACCAGCGAGATGGCCACCCACGTTGTGTACGGAGTCGTGACCGAGACAGTTCGTCGGAAAGCAAGAAAGATGTTGGGGTAG
- a CDS encoding purine nucleoside permease yields MRILSAFFLLATIACAAIEATAQNDPPPPQKPLEIKVVVINMFEVGADTGDAPGEYQYWVEREHLDTVLPFPAGYHDLRLNEKSGILGVLTGVGTARTAATIMALGLDARFDLTHAYFLVAGIGGMDPRMGSLGSAVWSDYIVDGDLAHEIDAREIPKDWSTGYVPLGKSTPYEQPRTARFGDDGNVYHLNPGLVDWAFALTKDTVLPDTPAMAARRQQYTEEAAHRPPFVLRGDNLSASTFWHGKLLNQWARDWVKYQTDGHGTYAICGMEDTGTLQSLTWLSHAHKLDISRVLVLRTASNFDQQRPGATAAESLGETKIRQYSAYLPALDAAYRVGHLVVDNLVANWQQTRDHIPTSATSLK; encoded by the coding sequence ATGCGCATTCTTTCTGCCTTTTTTTTGCTCGCGACCATCGCCTGCGCGGCCATCGAAGCTACTGCACAGAACGACCCTCCGCCTCCACAGAAGCCCCTTGAAATCAAAGTAGTCGTTATCAACATGTTCGAGGTCGGAGCAGACACTGGCGATGCGCCGGGTGAATATCAATACTGGGTTGAGCGAGAGCACCTGGACACAGTGCTTCCGTTTCCTGCGGGCTACCACGACCTGCGCCTCAACGAAAAAAGCGGAATACTGGGGGTCCTAACGGGCGTCGGAACTGCTCGCACCGCCGCAACGATCATGGCTCTTGGTCTCGACGCACGCTTCGACTTAACTCATGCCTATTTCCTTGTGGCTGGCATCGGTGGTATGGACCCTCGTATGGGTTCGCTTGGCTCTGCAGTTTGGTCTGATTACATCGTCGATGGCGACCTTGCCCACGAGATCGACGCTCGAGAAATTCCCAAAGATTGGTCGACGGGATACGTTCCGCTTGGTAAATCCACTCCATATGAGCAACCACGCACTGCCCGCTTCGGCGACGATGGAAACGTCTATCACCTCAACCCTGGCTTAGTAGACTGGGCCTTCGCGCTCACTAAGGACACGGTGCTCCCGGACACACCGGCGATGGCTGCTCGCCGTCAACAGTACACCGAAGAGGCGGCTCACCGGCCCCCCTTCGTCCTGCGAGGTGATAATCTCTCCGCTTCGACTTTCTGGCACGGCAAGCTCCTCAATCAGTGGGCTCGCGACTGGGTTAAATATCAGACTGATGGCCATGGTACTTATGCCATTTGCGGCATGGAGGATACCGGCACCCTGCAATCGCTAACGTGGCTTAGTCATGCGCACAAGCTCGATATCAGCCGCGTTCTGGTCCTCCGCACCGCTTCTAACTTCGATCAGCAGCGACCCGGTGCAACCGCCGCGGAAAGCCTTGGCGAAACCAAAATCCGTCAATACAGCGCGTACCTTCCTGCGCTCGACGCTGCTTATCGCGTTGGGCACCTCGTCGTCGATAATCTGGTTGCGAACTGGCAGCAGACTCGAGACCACATACCCACTAGTGCTACCTCGCTAAAATAA
- a CDS encoding 7-carboxy-7-deazaguanine synthase QueE yields MHLIELYKSVQGESSFAGLPCIFVRLAGCNLRCAWCDSEYTFTGGKPYSADEIVAEIEGLAPCRLIEFTGGEPMLQSRELLPLMERLLAQNYTLMIETSGERLLADVPKAVHKIVDVKCPGSGSAANSFRMENLEALTKNDEVKFVISHREDYDFARDFIHTYRLLEKAGHILLSPAFSKAPSLLRTADNATLDPRILVEWMMADGIDARLSLQIHKFIWEPIKKGV; encoded by the coding sequence ATGCATCTAATCGAACTTTATAAATCCGTTCAGGGCGAGTCCTCCTTCGCTGGTCTCCCTTGTATTTTTGTCCGTCTTGCGGGCTGCAATCTCCGATGTGCTTGGTGCGACTCCGAATACACTTTCACTGGCGGTAAACCCTATAGTGCCGATGAGATTGTTGCGGAGATCGAGGGTCTCGCGCCATGCCGCCTCATCGAGTTCACCGGTGGCGAGCCCATGCTTCAGTCCAGAGAGCTACTTCCTCTCATGGAGCGTTTGCTGGCTCAGAACTACACGCTCATGATCGAAACCAGCGGCGAACGCCTTTTGGCTGACGTTCCTAAAGCCGTCCACAAGATTGTCGACGTCAAATGTCCGGGATCAGGTAGTGCAGCCAATAGCTTCCGCATGGAGAACCTCGAAGCCCTCACAAAAAATGATGAGGTAAAGTTCGTTATTTCCCATCGTGAAGACTACGACTTCGCTCGGGACTTCATTCACACGTATCGGCTTCTGGAAAAGGCAGGCCATATACTTCTGAGCCCTGCCTTTAGTAAGGCTCCAAGTCTGCTCCGTACAGCCGACAATGCCACCCTGGATCCTCGCATCCTTGTGGAGTGGATGATGGCTGACGGCATCGACGCACGCTTGTCGCTCCAGATACATAAATTCATCTGGGAACCTATCAAAAAGGGCGTTTAG
- the queD gene encoding 6-carboxytetrahydropterin synthase QueD codes for MFEITVEAGFSSGHYLRNYRGKCENPHGHNYKVFVTLIGEELDEAGMLLDFKLLKQVMRPTVDYLDHFMINDLPPFDKEINPSAENLAKYFYEQTSSQLHEMTGGRVRVKDCTLYETDTSFARYYK; via the coding sequence ATGTTTGAAATAACCGTAGAAGCCGGGTTTTCTTCCGGCCACTACCTCCGCAACTACAGAGGCAAGTGCGAAAACCCGCATGGCCACAACTACAAGGTCTTCGTCACCCTGATCGGAGAAGAACTCGATGAAGCTGGTATGCTCCTCGACTTCAAGCTACTTAAGCAGGTAATGCGCCCCACTGTCGACTATCTTGACCACTTCATGATCAACGACCTGCCCCCCTTCGACAAGGAGATCAATCCCAGCGCCGAGAACCTTGCAAAGTATTTTTACGAACAGACCAGCAGCCAACTCCACGAGATGACTGGCGGACGCGTCCGCGTGAAAGACTGCACCCTCTACGAGACCGACACCAGCTTCGCTCGTTACTACAAATAG
- a CDS encoding glycoside hydrolase family 13 protein, whose translation MKTPSLAAFLLAFAVLAPVPIQSETAAPAPAAALVNGYKPTWWKEAVVYQIYPRSFKDSNGDGIGDIPGITSKLDYLQHLGVNVIWLSPHYDSPNADNGYDIRDYRKVMAEFGTMADFDTMLAGIKQRHMRLIIDLVVNHTSDEHHWFVESRKSKDNPYRDFYFWRDGKPGPAGPDGKPTLLPPNNDPSFFSGSAWQFDPTTSQYYLHYFAVKQPDLNWDNTKVREEVYSLMRFWLDKGVDGFRMDVIPLISKNPAFPDLTPDQLHNYGNAYANGPHMHEYLQEMNRNVMAKYDVMTVGEALGISLEQTPLIVGDDRHELNMIFNFDAIRSNRVGRGFKPTDPPTLKAIYTRHAEQLDAHSWDTVFLSNHDNPRLVSTFGDDSPEFRVPSAKLLETMLLTLRGTPFLYQGDELGMTNYPFRTIADFDDIEVKNAYKADVVTGKIPEETFIANLRHTSRDNSRTPMQWDSSASGGFTTAPKPWLAENPNYTQINAAAEVADPDSVYNYTSKLIAIRHAHQAFIYGDYKDLDPDNKAIFAYTRTLGTERYLVVLNFSKVPVAYALPGALKAESLVLSNLATSEQNTSTLHLAGWEARIYKVQ comes from the coding sequence GTGAAGACTCCCTCTCTCGCCGCCTTCCTGCTTGCTTTCGCCGTCCTCGCGCCTGTGCCAATCCAGTCAGAAACCGCTGCCCCTGCTCCTGCGGCCGCCCTCGTCAATGGCTACAAGCCGACTTGGTGGAAAGAGGCCGTTGTCTATCAGATTTATCCGCGGTCCTTCAAGGACTCGAACGGCGATGGCATCGGAGACATCCCAGGAATTACCTCCAAGCTGGATTACCTCCAGCATCTGGGCGTCAACGTCATCTGGCTCAGCCCCCATTACGACTCGCCCAACGCTGATAACGGCTACGACATCCGGGATTACCGCAAGGTCATGGCCGAGTTTGGAACCATGGCTGACTTTGACACGATGCTCGCAGGCATCAAACAACGTCACATGCGCCTCATCATCGACCTCGTCGTCAATCACACCTCCGACGAGCATCACTGGTTCGTCGAAAGCCGCAAATCGAAGGACAATCCCTACCGCGATTTTTACTTCTGGCGCGACGGCAAACCCGGCCCGGCAGGACCCGACGGGAAGCCCACGCTGCTCCCACCGAACAACGATCCGTCTTTCTTCTCCGGCTCCGCCTGGCAGTTCGATCCCACCACCAGTCAGTACTACCTTCACTACTTCGCAGTAAAACAACCCGATCTGAACTGGGACAATACCAAAGTTCGCGAAGAGGTTTACAGTCTGATGCGCTTCTGGCTCGACAAGGGCGTTGACGGCTTCCGCATGGACGTCATACCCCTCATCTCGAAGAATCCAGCCTTCCCCGACCTCACTCCCGACCAGCTCCATAATTATGGCAATGCCTACGCCAACGGTCCCCACATGCACGAGTACCTTCAGGAGATGAATCGTAACGTTATGGCGAAGTATGACGTCATGACAGTAGGCGAAGCCCTCGGTATCTCTCTCGAACAGACTCCACTTATCGTTGGCGACGACCGCCACGAACTCAATATGATCTTCAACTTCGACGCCATCCGCTCTAACCGCGTCGGACGCGGCTTCAAACCCACAGACCCTCCCACTCTCAAAGCTATCTACACCCGCCATGCCGAACAACTCGATGCCCACAGCTGGGACACAGTCTTTCTCTCCAACCATGACAACCCGCGCCTTGTCTCGACCTTCGGCGACGACTCCCCCGAGTTCCGCGTTCCCTCCGCCAAGCTTCTTGAGACCATGCTTCTCACGTTGCGTGGCACTCCCTTTCTCTACCAGGGTGACGAACTCGGTATGACCAACTATCCGTTCAGGACGATCGCAGACTTTGACGACATCGAAGTAAAAAATGCCTACAAGGCGGACGTCGTCACCGGCAAGATACCCGAAGAGACCTTCATCGCGAACCTTCGCCACACGAGCCGCGACAACTCCCGCACACCCATGCAGTGGGACTCTTCCGCTAGCGGGGGCTTCACCACCGCACCCAAGCCCTGGCTCGCTGAAAACCCAAACTACACCCAGATTAACGCGGCTGCCGAGGTCGCTGATCCAGACTCGGTCTATAACTACACCAGCAAACTTATCGCTATTCGTCACGCTCATCAGGCCTTCATATACGGCGACTACAAGGACCTTGATCCCGATAACAAGGCCATCTTTGCATACACTCGTACCCTGGGCACAGAGCGTTACCTCGTCGTCCTCAACTTCTCCAAAGTTCCCGTCGCCTACGCGCTGCCCGGCGCCCTCAAGGCCGAGTCTCTTGTCCTCTCGAACCTCGCGACCAGCGAGCAAAATACGAGTACGCTTCATCTTGCTGGTTGGGAAGCCCGCATCTATAAAGTGCAATAG
- a CDS encoding ATP-dependent DNA helicase, translating to MSTVSPISITPAPPEKLPNLRDFFAQGGILSRSTLSFEYRRGQYDMAKAIESAFKEKRHLIVEAGTGTGKTLAYLLPALRLARERNQRVIISTGTKNLQEQLYFKDVPFLESLLGPLKVCYMKGRANYLCRNKLYALRDNPLLNGLEEIDQFHQIAMWEKVTDTGDRAELDHLPESSALWHKLDARTEVCLGQSCPDWERCFVTAMRRKALESDIVIVNHHLFFADLNIKQQAAGAPDAGILPEAACVIFDEAHELEEVASNYFGIGLSTQRIDELTRDVEILLKAKQASSSAIESACATLKDHSRMFFSVLPADSGGSFNGGGRMPFLHREAFLEESGDTYIATKNALTRLEGELDLLKNVEESSGLRKRTADIRAHLTFLLESPDRNTVFWIERRAAGGVRNVARSAPYVSFHTHLQATPIDVSELLTTTLFDIYNSVILTSATLTVSGGFDHIRKRLGLHTTRELIVPSHFNYEKQALLYLPPNMPDPREPDFPERAAERIRRVLEITKGRAFCLFTSYSQMRNTYERLLTELPYPLLLHGSAPRHVLLQQFRDTPNAVLFGTSSFWQGVDVQGEQLSCVIIDRLPFAVPSDPIVEARMEAIEALGGKPFFDYQIPNAVITLKQGFGRLIRSLNDRGVLMLLDPRIQRQRYGRIFLESLPPYRLTQDITDVEQFFEHPT from the coding sequence ATGTCTACAGTCTCCCCCATCTCGATCACACCGGCCCCACCTGAGAAGCTGCCGAATCTCCGCGACTTCTTCGCTCAAGGTGGAATACTTTCGCGGTCTACCCTGTCGTTTGAATACCGTCGCGGCCAGTACGACATGGCAAAGGCCATCGAATCAGCATTCAAGGAAAAGCGCCATCTCATCGTCGAAGCCGGTACTGGGACCGGGAAGACCCTTGCTTATCTACTGCCGGCTCTGCGTCTAGCACGCGAGCGAAACCAGCGTGTCATCATCTCCACCGGCACCAAAAACCTGCAGGAACAGCTCTACTTCAAGGATGTCCCGTTCCTTGAGTCGCTGCTCGGTCCGCTCAAAGTTTGCTACATGAAGGGGCGCGCCAACTACCTTTGCCGCAATAAACTCTATGCTCTTCGCGATAATCCGCTCCTCAACGGCCTGGAAGAGATCGACCAGTTCCACCAGATCGCCATGTGGGAGAAGGTCACGGACACCGGCGATCGCGCAGAGCTTGACCACCTACCCGAGTCCTCCGCCCTCTGGCATAAGCTGGACGCCCGCACCGAGGTCTGCCTCGGTCAGTCGTGCCCAGACTGGGAGCGCTGCTTCGTAACCGCGATGCGCCGCAAGGCCCTCGAGTCGGACATTGTCATCGTCAACCACCATCTATTTTTCGCCGACCTCAACATCAAACAGCAGGCCGCTGGGGCGCCCGACGCAGGCATTCTTCCTGAAGCTGCCTGCGTGATCTTCGACGAGGCACACGAGCTCGAAGAGGTCGCCTCCAATTACTTCGGCATTGGACTCTCGACCCAGCGTATCGACGAACTTACCCGCGATGTAGAAATCCTCCTTAAAGCAAAACAAGCTAGCAGCAGCGCGATCGAAAGTGCTTGCGCCACCCTCAAAGACCACTCCCGCATGTTCTTTTCGGTCCTTCCGGCTGACTCTGGTGGTAGTTTCAACGGCGGTGGTCGCATGCCATTTCTCCACCGCGAAGCCTTTCTGGAAGAAAGTGGCGACACTTACATTGCGACCAAGAATGCTCTCACCCGTCTAGAGGGCGAACTCGATCTCCTCAAGAACGTCGAAGAGTCCTCGGGCCTTCGCAAACGCACCGCCGACATTCGCGCCCACCTCACCTTTCTTCTCGAGTCTCCCGACCGCAACACGGTCTTTTGGATCGAGCGACGTGCTGCGGGTGGTGTTCGTAACGTCGCTCGGAGTGCACCCTACGTGAGCTTCCACACCCATCTCCAGGCCACGCCCATCGACGTCTCAGAACTGCTTACCACGACCCTCTTTGACATCTACAACTCCGTCATTCTCACATCTGCGACGCTTACGGTCTCAGGTGGCTTCGATCACATCCGTAAGCGCCTGGGGCTCCATACCACCCGCGAACTCATCGTTCCTTCGCACTTCAATTATGAGAAGCAGGCTCTTCTCTATCTGCCGCCCAATATGCCTGATCCGCGCGAGCCAGATTTTCCAGAGCGCGCCGCAGAGCGCATTCGTCGCGTCCTCGAGATCACCAAGGGGCGGGCTTTCTGCCTCTTCACAAGTTACTCGCAGATGCGGAATACGTACGAGCGACTGCTTACCGAGCTTCCGTATCCTTTGCTGCTGCATGGCTCCGCTCCTCGCCACGTTCTATTGCAGCAGTTTCGCGATACCCCTAACGCCGTTCTCTTCGGCACCTCGAGCTTCTGGCAGGGAGTCGATGTGCAGGGTGAGCAACTATCTTGTGTCATCATTGACCGCCTCCCTTTTGCTGTTCCCTCCGACCCTATCGTCGAAGCTCGCATGGAAGCTATCGAAGCTCTCGGCGGCAAGCCTTTTTTTGACTACCAGATCCCTAACGCCGTCATCACGCTCAAACAAGGTTTTGGCCGCCTGATCCGCTCGCTCAACGACCGCGGTGTACTCATGCTCCTCGATCCACGCATCCAGCGCCAGCGCTATGGCCGGATCTTCCTCGAATCCCTCCCGCCCTACCGCCTCACACAAGATATTACCGACGTTGAACAGTTCTTTGAGCATCCCACTTAG
- the der gene encoding ribosome biogenesis GTPase Der codes for MAQRDDRKRLGKKHRQASTRPKKGRAPKATPTTGAVDPRKRKVLSTKRAAADKASRITKQSPERERRKAIRTDGATSAKTPKGTAPRVKQVRPADGIVGRQTPRSSNMDGREEDWRDIELLASQMVTETESADARDLPLIAVCGRPNVGKSTLFNRLTGSRRSIVGDEPGITRDRIYGEIEWMGRDARIVDTGGVVPDDEALIPAEIFRQAKVGLEEADAIVMVVDGRTELASPDLELARLLLRGGKPVFLAVNKMDTDAMQSQAENFRRLGFRNVLPISAEHGSGIGDLLDAVFEVLPEQAEVIEEPEAMLTENDEAEEDETGPDYSVAPGAALVSEDADLVAPRRPRMLRSHGEYESRETKIAIIGRPNVGKSTLLNALTGKQRAIVSPIAGTTRDAVDEVVERDGHSFRFVDTAGIRRKGKTKLMAEKLSVIMARKHLEAADVSLLIIDAAEGVAALDANIGGYAHESGRSVIIVVNKWDLMTRTGKDGMRLFDGKPPADQKLYEQDVRDKLKYLEYAPLLFISAADGKNIEQVFKKVELVARERRKRVTTGQMNRFLEKVDFQKASVPMNKRVRIYYMTQAAVAPPTFVLFTDKDVKMHFSFERFLGNQIRENFGFIGSPIWFKIKARNKKKTE; via the coding sequence ATGGCGCAACGAGACGACAGAAAGCGGTTAGGCAAGAAGCACAGGCAGGCGTCTACGCGACCGAAGAAGGGGCGCGCTCCTAAGGCTACGCCCACGACCGGGGCGGTGGATCCTCGGAAGCGGAAGGTCCTTTCGACCAAGCGGGCAGCGGCGGATAAAGCCTCGCGGATCACAAAGCAGTCTCCAGAACGTGAACGGCGAAAGGCGATACGCACAGATGGGGCAACTTCGGCAAAGACGCCGAAGGGCACAGCTCCGCGGGTGAAACAGGTGAGGCCAGCCGATGGGATTGTGGGACGACAGACGCCACGGTCGTCGAATATGGACGGGCGTGAGGAAGACTGGCGCGATATTGAGCTGCTGGCTTCGCAGATGGTCACCGAGACCGAGAGTGCAGATGCTCGTGACCTGCCACTGATAGCGGTCTGTGGTCGACCAAATGTCGGTAAGAGCACCCTGTTCAACCGGCTGACGGGCTCTCGACGGTCGATTGTGGGCGATGAGCCAGGGATTACGCGCGACCGCATCTACGGCGAGATCGAATGGATGGGACGCGATGCGAGGATCGTCGATACGGGCGGAGTTGTGCCTGATGATGAAGCGCTGATTCCAGCGGAGATCTTCCGGCAGGCAAAGGTTGGGCTCGAAGAAGCGGACGCCATTGTGATGGTGGTCGACGGGCGGACAGAATTGGCTTCGCCAGATCTCGAACTTGCTCGTCTGCTTCTCCGCGGCGGTAAGCCAGTATTTCTCGCGGTCAACAAGATGGATACCGATGCGATGCAGTCGCAAGCCGAGAACTTTCGGCGATTGGGTTTCCGAAATGTGTTGCCGATCTCGGCGGAGCACGGTTCTGGCATCGGCGATCTTCTGGATGCGGTGTTTGAGGTTCTCCCGGAGCAGGCTGAGGTGATCGAAGAGCCGGAGGCAATGCTCACGGAGAACGACGAGGCTGAGGAGGACGAAACCGGGCCGGACTATTCGGTTGCTCCTGGAGCTGCGCTCGTCTCCGAAGATGCTGATCTTGTTGCGCCGAGACGTCCGAGGATGCTTCGGTCGCATGGCGAGTATGAGAGTCGTGAGACGAAGATTGCCATCATTGGGCGTCCGAATGTAGGCAAGAGCACGCTGCTGAATGCTCTGACTGGCAAGCAGCGAGCGATCGTTTCGCCGATTGCTGGAACGACTCGCGATGCGGTGGATGAGGTCGTAGAGAGGGATGGGCACAGCTTCAGATTCGTCGATACTGCGGGAATCCGCAGGAAGGGCAAGACGAAGCTGATGGCCGAGAAGCTTTCGGTCATCATGGCCCGGAAGCATCTTGAAGCGGCGGATGTTTCTTTGCTGATCATCGATGCGGCAGAGGGCGTCGCGGCGCTTGATGCGAACATTGGCGGTTATGCGCATGAGAGTGGTCGCAGCGTGATTATCGTGGTGAACAAGTGGGATCTGATGACCCGCACCGGCAAGGATGGGATGCGTCTGTTTGATGGCAAACCTCCGGCGGACCAAAAGCTCTATGAGCAGGACGTTCGAGACAAGTTGAAGTATCTCGAATATGCTCCCCTGTTGTTCATTTCTGCGGCTGATGGAAAAAACATTGAGCAAGTCTTCAAGAAGGTGGAACTGGTCGCGCGCGAGCGACGCAAGCGCGTGACCACCGGGCAGATGAATCGGTTTCTGGAGAAGGTGGACTTCCAGAAGGCGAGTGTGCCGATGAACAAGCGCGTTCGGATCTACTACATGACGCAAGCCGCGGTCGCTCCTCCGACGTTCGTGCTGTTCACCGACAAGGATGTGAAGATGCACTTCTCGTTCGAGCGATTCCTGGGCAACCAGATTCGCGAAAACTTTGGGTTCATCGGAAGCCCGATCTGGTTCAAAATCAAGGCGCGAAACAAGAAGAAGACGGAATAG
- a CDS encoding lysozyme inhibitor LprI family protein, whose translation MISLVRFWLLLLAAFLCFDSIGTAQHMNSPSAPCRNVAVTVAMENCFDKAYKAADSGLNQLYGQISQVLQPDDLQRLKVAQRIWIQFRDATCTAESGLYSGGTASAPAYSACLEELTGQRTADLKTIYGWVIANSK comes from the coding sequence ATGATCAGCCTTGTCCGCTTCTGGCTGCTTTTGCTTGCAGCCTTCCTTTGTTTCGACTCCATCGGCACAGCCCAGCACATGAACTCCCCAAGCGCGCCCTGCCGGAACGTTGCGGTAACTGTAGCCATGGAAAATTGCTTCGATAAAGCATACAAAGCAGCTGATAGCGGACTAAATCAGTTGTACGGCCAGATATCCCAGGTATTACAACCGGACGACCTGCAACGGCTAAAAGTGGCGCAACGTATCTGGATACAGTTTCGAGACGCAACCTGTACGGCAGAGAGCGGCCTCTACAGCGGTGGAACTGCGTCAGCTCCGGCCTATTCAGCTTGCCTGGAAGAACTAACAGGCCAGCGAACAGCGGATCTGAAGACGATCTATGGCTGGGTTATCGCAAATTCCAAGTGA